From a single Candidatus Thorarchaeota archaeon genomic region:
- a CDS encoding aminotransferase class I/II-fold pyridoxal phosphate-dependent enzyme: MKQIELRSDTFTLPTDDMIDAIVQAHREGRLGDDVAGEDEVVIELQEKAARILGKEAALLVTSGTQGNVISLLTQARPGEEVVVERMSHTFLFEAGAMASLGGLFPKPVDGVRGYITPETLESVISPDNPHYARTAMVVIENTHNYAGGVIVPPDKMEALARVAHDHDMKIHCDGARLFNAAVALDIPASRLVKEIDSVQICLSKGLSAPIGSLVAGTEEFIHDALRVRKRLGGGMRQAGIIAAPGIVALEKMIDRLKEDHDNAQLFYKELTKVEGLVLNRPETNLLFIGLDNLNIDAAGLAAELKKRGVLVYGEYGERVRFAFNRMVSREDTEYAARAVVEILEKAGLKK; this comes from the coding sequence ATGAAGCAGATCGAACTCCGCAGTGACACCTTTACACTCCCGACCGACGATATGATCGATGCTATTGTACAGGCCCATAGAGAAGGAAGACTCGGTGATGATGTCGCGGGTGAAGATGAGGTAGTCATAGAGCTACAGGAAAAGGCTGCGCGCATCCTTGGAAAAGAGGCTGCGCTGCTGGTCACATCAGGAACACAGGGCAACGTGATCTCGTTATTGACTCAGGCACGACCAGGTGAAGAGGTCGTTGTGGAACGAATGTCACACACCTTCCTCTTTGAGGCAGGTGCCATGGCCTCGTTAGGAGGACTCTTTCCCAAGCCGGTTGATGGGGTCAGAGGCTATATCACTCCTGAGACCTTGGAGAGCGTCATTAGTCCGGATAATCCACATTATGCACGCACCGCAATGGTCGTCATTGAAAACACGCATAATTACGCAGGAGGCGTCATTGTGCCTCCAGACAAAATGGAGGCTCTTGCTAGAGTAGCCCATGACCATGATATGAAAATACACTGCGATGGCGCACGACTGTTCAATGCTGCTGTGGCTCTTGATATCCCAGCTAGTAGGCTTGTCAAGGAAATCGATTCGGTCCAGATATGCCTCAGCAAAGGCCTCTCCGCACCTATTGGCTCCCTCGTCGCGGGGACAGAGGAGTTCATACACGACGCATTAAGGGTCAGAAAGCGACTGGGCGGTGGAATGCGACAGGCAGGCATCATTGCAGCCCCGGGAATCGTTGCATTAGAGAAGATGATAGACCGTCTGAAAGAGGATCACGACAATGCACAGCTCTTCTACAAGGAACTCACAAAGGTGGAGGGACTCGTTCTCAACAGACCTGAAACTAATCTTCTGTTCATTGGTCTAGATAACCTCAACATTGATGCAGCTGGACTTGCTGCGGAGCTAAAGAAACGAGGCGTGCTAGTATATGGGGAATATGGAGAACGGGTTCGATTTGCATTCAACCGGATGGTCTCAAGAGAGGACACTGAATATGCAGCACGAGCCGTAGTAGAGAT
- a CDS encoding MFS transporter codes for MDSELGYLDKVRKFRRDARLYILTGMMTAFSFGISNVIFNLYFLEVGFGEDFIGFFLSISLFASSGIALIAGVLSDRVSRKKMVIIANLVSLIAFFVQYTFLNPIGLIISQAVLGLAIAFNSVSWSPYITELTTNEERAHLFGVSGGLSLLSVLAGNILGGFLPGLLLRGFEQISSLAIAYRWTLWLSLIPYAIGILVIFSMTGDTPDVSSLVRFSRKDVKHWGFIGRYALVVATVGLGAGMIVMFFNIFFSAEATFGASPELIGIIFGINTIVLAIGNFVAPALADRFGKVRTVVVTELFSIPFLLMIAWATTLELAVLAYVSRTALMNMAGPVSQAFFMESLTKNERSTASGIVNTGDSFARGIAANIGGWLLAQGFYRLPYLLVSGLYLLAVILFYVFFHDKEKELKARESAEILKEPSKELEFDST; via the coding sequence ATGGACTCTGAGCTGGGCTATCTTGACAAGGTCCGAAAATTCAGGCGCGATGCGCGTCTATACATTCTTACAGGTATGATGACGGCCTTCTCATTTGGTATCTCCAATGTGATCTTCAATCTCTATTTCTTAGAGGTCGGTTTTGGTGAGGACTTTATCGGGTTCTTTCTCTCGATTTCGCTCTTTGCCTCATCAGGCATCGCATTGATTGCTGGTGTTCTCTCGGATAGAGTCAGCAGGAAGAAGATGGTCATCATTGCTAATCTGGTTTCATTGATCGCCTTCTTTGTCCAGTATACATTTCTGAATCCGATCGGTCTTATTATCTCGCAGGCAGTTCTCGGGCTGGCGATTGCCTTTAACTCGGTTTCATGGTCTCCCTATATCACCGAGTTGACGACGAATGAAGAACGGGCCCATCTCTTTGGTGTCAGCGGTGGCCTGTCACTTCTCAGTGTGCTTGCAGGAAACATTCTTGGTGGTTTTCTTCCTGGACTACTGTTGCGAGGATTCGAACAGATCTCCAGTCTTGCTATTGCCTATCGATGGACTCTCTGGCTCAGTCTCATTCCCTATGCTATTGGGATCCTTGTCATATTCTCTATGACTGGTGACACTCCAGATGTTTCCAGTCTTGTTCGATTTAGTAGAAAGGACGTGAAACATTGGGGCTTTATCGGGCGCTATGCTCTTGTTGTAGCGACAGTGGGGCTTGGCGCCGGAATGATAGTGATGTTCTTCAACATCTTCTTCTCGGCAGAGGCCACCTTTGGCGCCAGTCCTGAACTAATTGGCATCATCTTTGGCATCAACACAATTGTCTTGGCCATCGGGAATTTTGTTGCTCCTGCACTGGCTGATCGTTTTGGGAAGGTCCGTACTGTTGTAGTGACGGAACTGTTTTCGATTCCCTTTCTACTCATGATCGCTTGGGCAACGACCTTGGAGCTTGCAGTGCTTGCGTATGTATCTCGGACTGCATTGATGAATATGGCTGGTCCTGTGTCGCAAGCGTTCTTCATGGAGTCGCTGACAAAGAATGAACGTTCGACGGCCTCGGGAATTGTCAATACAGGCGATTCATTCGCACGAGGCATTGCAGCAAATATTGGCGGTTGGCTCTTAGCTCAGGGTTTCTATCGTCTGCCGTATCTCCTAGTTTCAGGTCTGTATCTCCTTGCTGTAATCCTATTCTATGTATTCTTCCATGACAAAGAAAAAGAGCTGAAGGCTCGTGAGAGTGCAGAGATTCTCAAAGAGCCATCAAAAGAGCTAGAGTTTGATTCTACCTGA